The following is a genomic window from Lactococcus carnosus.
AGATAGCCTTAACGAAATATCCAGTCAAGATGCTAGTCGTTGCTGGCGGGGTAGCTGCCAACAAAGGCTTACGTGATCGTCTTGCAGCTGAAATCACAGAGATTGATGTCGTGATCCCACCGCTTAGACTGTGTGGTGATAATGCAGGGATGATTGCTTACGCTAGTGTTTGTGAATATAACCAGAATCACTTTGCAGACTGGGATTTAAATGCCACACCAAGCTTGAGCTTTGAGCAATTGAGCTAGCCTATAGTGTTGCAGAAGTAGTTACACGGTGCAAGATGCAGGAGAAACCTTATGTCTTTTTTTGAAAATGTTGACTTAGCCCAATTATCCGAAACGGATCGCTATATTTACGGGTATTTAGCAGATAATAGCAGTAAGGTACCTTACATGCGCATTCGAGAAATCGCAGAAGGATCTCATACGTCATCAGCATCGGTTATGCGGTTTATTCATAAGATTGGCTATGCTAGTTTTGTCGAGTTTCGGACAAATTTAAAGCAGGTAACGCAAGACAAGGATCAGTCACCTGATTTTTCAAATCGGTTAGCAAGTCTGACGCAAGCGAGCTTTCCCCAAAATATCGAGATGAAGTTAGAAATTGTTGCTGATTTGATAAGTGATGCAGAAAATATCATGTTTCTAGGGATGGGTGCAAGTGGTGCCATCTGTGATTATGCTGCAAGACGACTTGCAGCCATGGGCTATAACGCATTTGCGATGAGTGATCCCACT
Proteins encoded in this region:
- a CDS encoding MurR/RpiR family transcriptional regulator, coding for MSFFENVDLAQLSETDRYIYGYLADNSSKVPYMRIREIAEGSHTSSASVMRFIHKIGYASFVEFRTNLKQVTQDKDQSPDFSNRLASLTQASFPQNIEMKLEIVADLISDAENIMFLGMGASGAICDYAARRLAAMGYNAFAMSDPTYPVAQKLQHTANNMLVILSVSGTTNEVIEVVNTFKNKDDFTIITITSDDVSILARMSDYVLSYQTPLVRINTYHDMSSQIQAVFLVEALTQKIWHRET